In Microbacterium laevaniformans, a single window of DNA contains:
- a CDS encoding MFS transporter codes for MTEGIVDAAPSRREWMGLAVLAAGLGMIVLDGTIVGVAMPDIIRDLTLDLTDAQWVSSLYAVLLAALLLSTGKLADRFGRKLLFLLGILVFVGGSVWAAASTTGGALISARAVQAVGAAFIMPSTLSTVNAVFRGRYRAAAFGVWGAVISGAAAIGPLVGGALTQYASWQWVFLVNLPLGAVVFALALWAVPETRGAGFRRGADVDGALLSAIGFGSLVFAVIEGPDLGWWTPKTDLVIAGWAWPASAPVSIVPVCLAVAAVALTLFVFWERHRERVQRDALLDLHLFSLRTFSWGNVTAAMVAVGEFAIIFVLPLYLTAALGLSIMQTGLVLAAMAFGAFASGAAARHLAARFGSPGTVLIGLALEVIGIVILAGIVAATTPGWVIALPLVLYGLGLGLASAQLTGTVLRDVPVEISGQGSATQSTVRQIGTALGTAFAGAALSVSLALTLPGALTDAGITGPAASQLADATRTSAGTLISQLRAEGSASMLGAQTDAAVHALSAGFADATRWSLLLASVFLLLGLVGAAQLRRFARR; via the coding sequence ATGACTGAAGGTATCGTCGACGCAGCGCCGTCCCGGCGCGAATGGATGGGCCTCGCGGTCCTCGCCGCCGGACTCGGCATGATCGTGCTGGATGGGACGATCGTCGGTGTCGCCATGCCCGACATCATCCGCGACCTCACACTCGACCTGACCGACGCGCAGTGGGTCTCGAGCCTGTACGCGGTGCTGCTCGCGGCGCTCCTGCTGTCCACCGGCAAGCTCGCGGACCGCTTCGGCCGCAAGCTCCTCTTCCTGCTCGGCATCCTGGTCTTCGTCGGCGGCAGTGTGTGGGCTGCGGCATCCACGACGGGCGGGGCGCTCATCTCGGCGCGCGCCGTGCAGGCCGTCGGTGCCGCGTTCATCATGCCGTCGACGCTCTCGACGGTGAACGCCGTCTTCCGGGGCCGCTACCGCGCCGCCGCCTTCGGGGTGTGGGGCGCGGTCATCTCGGGCGCCGCAGCGATCGGACCGCTGGTAGGAGGCGCGCTCACCCAGTACGCCTCGTGGCAGTGGGTGTTCCTGGTGAACCTGCCCTTGGGCGCGGTTGTCTTCGCGCTGGCACTGTGGGCCGTGCCCGAAACGCGAGGTGCCGGCTTCCGCCGCGGCGCCGACGTCGACGGCGCGTTGCTGTCGGCCATCGGTTTCGGCTCGCTCGTCTTCGCCGTCATCGAAGGACCCGATCTGGGCTGGTGGACGCCCAAGACCGACCTCGTGATCGCCGGCTGGGCCTGGCCCGCGTCGGCCCCGGTCTCGATCGTGCCCGTCTGCCTGGCCGTCGCCGCCGTCGCACTGACGCTGTTCGTCTTCTGGGAGCGGCACCGCGAACGCGTGCAACGCGACGCCCTGCTCGATCTGCACCTCTTCTCTCTGCGCACCTTCTCGTGGGGCAATGTGACCGCCGCCATGGTCGCCGTCGGCGAGTTCGCGATCATCTTCGTCCTCCCTCTCTACCTCACGGCGGCGCTCGGACTGTCGATCATGCAGACGGGTCTGGTCCTGGCCGCCATGGCGTTCGGGGCGTTCGCGTCGGGAGCGGCAGCACGACATCTCGCCGCGCGGTTCGGCTCCCCCGGCACCGTGCTGATCGGCCTGGCCCTGGAAGTCATCGGCATCGTGATCCTCGCCGGGATCGTCGCCGCCACGACGCCGGGGTGGGTCATCGCCCTGCCGCTCGTCCTCTACGGCCTCGGCCTCGGCCTCGCCTCTGCCCAGCTCACGGGCACGGTGCTGCGCGATGTGCCGGTGGAGATCAGCGGCCAGGGCTCGGCGACGCAGTCGACCGTCCGCCAGATCGGCACGGCGCTCGGCACCGCGTTCGCCGGGGCGGCACTGTCGGTCTCGCTCGCGCTGACCCTTCCCGGAGCATTGACGGATGCCGGGATCACCGGCCCCGCGGCGTCACAGCTCGCCGACGCGACGCGGACGTCGGCGGGCACCCTGATCTCACAGCTGCGCGCGGAGGGCTCCGCCAGCATGCTCGGAGCACAGACCGATGCCGCCGTGCACGCCCTTTCGGCAGGGTTCGCCGACGCGACCCGCTGGTCACTGCTGCTCGCATCGGTGTTCCTCCTGCTGGGTCTCGTCGGCGCCGCGCAGCTGCGGCGGTTCGCCCGGCGTTAG